Genomic DNA from Cucurbita pepo subsp. pepo cultivar mu-cu-16 chromosome LG13, ASM280686v2, whole genome shotgun sequence:
accccttcagtgcccaacatcctcgctggcacaccgcctagtgtatagctctgataccatttgtaacagtccgagcccaccgctagcaaatattgtcctctttgggctttctctttcaggcttcccctcaaggttttaaaacgcgtttgttctCTCGGGCTTTTtatttcgggttttccctcaaggttttaaaacacatttgttAGAGGAGGTTTGCACAACCctaataaggaatgtttcgttcctctctaaaacgatatgagatctcacaatccacccctttagtgcccaacatcctcgctggcacacctccTAGTgtatagctctgataccatttgtaacagtccgagcctaccgctagcaaatattgtcctctttgggttttctctttccaaGCTTCCCATCAAGGTTTCAAAGCACATTTGTTCTCTCgtgctttttctttcgagtttcctcttaagattttaaaacagaTTTGTGAGGGGAGGTTTTCACAACCctaataaagaatgtttcgttcctctctccaaacgacatgagatctcacaatccacccgttCAGggtccaacatcctcgctggcacaccgctcaatgTATGgatctaataccatttgtaacaactcaagcccaacgctagcagatattgtcatctctAAACTAGTAGATAccattcgttctcctctctaaccgaccTGGGAACTCACATGTTTACGGAGACAAATTAAGAAGCATTTTACATACCTTACTCTACCAACTAAATCATCTTGCGTGCCAGTGTCGCTGTCCATTATCTTCAAATTGAGCTCTTTTGCACCTTCAGATATACTGAATATAAAAGTCTCGTTCCATTCAGGGTTCGATCCCTTTCCTGTATGCAATCAACAACGGTAAAAACACTTAAAACAAAGTTACCAAAATTGTACAACATAAACCAACCTGAAGCAATGCTGCTTTTCTGCTCCTGTGAACGGCAAGTAAGAACAACATAAGGATCCATGTTACCtgatcaaatcaaaataacaatCAAAATGTTTCATAAACATCAAAATAGCTGGAAAATGGAACCGAAATTAAATGGAAGCGGGAATTTACAGAGATAATCCGTGTTTTCGAGCCCCTTGGCCGAAATAAGAAGAACTTCAAGAGTTCCAACCGGCATTTTTCAggatgatgaaaagaagaggTTTGAAAGAAAGATATCCCAAATTGTGATCCCACCCTTTCGGTAAGAGAATTGTTTGttcaaacatatatatacatatatatataggtgtCGAAAGGATCCAACGAGATGAACGGACAATGTTCGGCcataaaagtagaaattagACCCCATCTTGCGGTGACTTGTCATTTGTTGAAAGTTTTTCTTGGTTGATTGGTTGacaaaaaatttttttttgtaagaattagattataaattttttcaattgtCATTATGTTTGGTCATAAATAATCgagaaaaaaattcttatttaaGTAGAAATCGCACTCTAAATgacagcggacttgcgattgtgcggcactcactttccaacgacaagtgagctaagccaattcgttcttacgtcgcctacggccaagcgacgtatgctcgagcctttgGTCTCGgtttaagaagaaggttttagaaaatgagggcaaagagagattttcgaagaagagattttgaaagagatgttatatatgcaagcaagagagtaacaacaacaATTCGCAGTATATAACTATTGGTAGAGAGATTTAAGTagaaattttatcaaaatgtATGTGATTCGAAAATTCACTTGAACTTAAATATGAAGAATGTTTGGACCTGTCGATAATAACGACTTAtaagatataaataaaaatttatcagCGACACTGTGGTAAATAAGAAGAGAGTTTAGGTGAAACACCACCTTAATTGACATCATAAAGAGTTcattatttagtaaattggTGAGGATAATTTCTCAAATACATATTTAGAACCGAGTAGATGAGAGTTCATTATTCAGTAAATTGGTGAGGATAATttctcaaatatatatttagaactGAGTAGGTCTAAGAGGAACACCGTGATGAAGTGCGTTTGGACCATCTAGAACCAAGTGTAGAGAGCTTCCAGAAAAATCAACATCACCCGTCTCACCCGTCTTCATCTCTTTCATGGACTTCATCTTTGTGGATATTCCCCCAAAACGTCAGTAAAACAAGCTCTAGTTAGAAGCGACTGCTGGAGCGTGAGTGACGACGATGAGAAGTTCGTTGAAGATGACCAAATGATGAGTTGTCATGAATTCCAATTATCACTAACCAAAACTATTtagtagaagaaaatagataagGAGTATTACAagtacaatattaaaaaatatttatagagaaaataattaaattttgaatcaaacaaaatcttcTCCTAATGGTATAAATTGCTTTAAATGTCTTAGCTGTTATAAATATGGTTAGTAGATATATACATGATATGATACCATATTTTTATCctattaaaatatagaataataTATGTCTTGCAGAGTTTCTAAtactatatttatataaaatttgaacgtagatattaaaaattttgaaaaatatttaattaatacaattgAGTGGTAAAGATTTataacatataaaattgaagatacGACTATATAATTCTATTAACGATCAACCCAATAAGGAGAgattaaaaaagtttttgtGAAAAAACATCACtaacatttattaatattataacgAGTTGATTATTTAGTAAAGTGGTAAGGATAATTttgtacatatatatttaaagcGGAGTAGATGGAAGAGGAACTTAATTATGAATGGCGTTTGGACATGTTTGAATACTACGTAGAGAACCTTGAAGAACATCATCACCTATCGGTGTCTCTTTCACCGATCTCATCTCATTAATTATTCCCAAAACATTGTTTTGGTCTGAAGTGTCCGCTGAAACGTAGCGGATGATGATGAAAAGTTCGTTGAAGATGACAAAATGAAAGTTGAAATGAGTTGTCGAAAATTCGAGTATAAGAATCAAACGAGATTTTCGTAGAAGAAAACGGATAATGAATATTATAACGAGGTTATTGAagtatttatagaaaaataatggGACATATTAGGTAAAGAAGTAGGCTCCCTTCTCACTAATTGGTTGAATTCttcatcattttaaataatttagctatttttttcataaaaaaaatacatgtatttaaaattaaatagaataaCGGTATActaaaataacatatatttttagtatataCAATATTTATGTATCTGGCTaaacaaacccaaaaatctaaaatttaatacgTATTAGTATagttattaataaatgaaaattaaattaaaatttaacgcATATTATTCctttattaataaattgtgataatggtataaaatttaaaaatatatcgaGCAGTGGACTTGAACTATTATAGATTTGACCGGCTTGTCGGAACTTAATGGAGAGAACCACCAAAAAAACATCACTCTCTTAGAACACCGATGATAACAActtataagatataaaattaaacgaaaaaaaagaaaggtttcCCCGAAACAACACTacccatttttattaatataatatcataaagaATTCATCTTTTAATAAATGGGTGAGAATGATTTAGAAGATGGGAGAGGaacttgattatgaattgAGTTTTATCTCTCTGAAACTTCGTGTAGAAGCCTTCGAAAAAATCCACACCACTCGTCTTCATTTCGGTGGATATACCCCAAAATGTCGATAAAACAAGCTTTGGTCAGAAGCGGCCACCGAGGTGTGGGTGACGACGACAAGAAGTCTGATGAAGATGACGATATGAAAATTCAGATGATGAGTCGCCATGAATTCCAATTATAGTCATATTTTAGTAGAAGAAAATAGGTAATGGATTGTATCCacaatattcaaataaaatcttcgcagttattaatattttagcggttattttccataaataattttttttttttctatttcgtTAGCCTTTAATTGATTacttaatttgaatattatttaaagatCTAACTTTTTGTTAGGtcaaccaatttttttaaatacctgTATTCTCAATTGtcctaatttattattattattataattattaaaactcTTCCATATTTAACTCTATGggacaaattttaataaaaaaataattataatgaaaaaataataagttaaaataaaaataattaaaaaaaataaatagtaaatgagtaaataaagaaattgatgaaacataagaaaataatCATATTGATGTCACAATCTCAAAAATGTAATGCatagtataatttttaattaatgaaattaaattaaaatttaaagcatattattgttttataaataaattattataatggtATAAGATTGATATACTGTTTacaattttatcttatttaatataatttattcgACCCTACccaatattcaatttttaggAGTAGGactaaatatttaacattaaaaatttattccctaaatatttaacattaaaaatttatataattttattaaaataatttaggtgAGAATAATTGTAACATTTATTACTCACCAAAAACCtaaattttaaggaaaattaaattaacatttaattagttaaaNTATTTAGTAAAGTGGTAAGGATAATTttgtacatatatatttaaagcGGAGTAGATGGAAGAGGAACTTAATTATGAATGGCGTTTGGACATGTTTGAATACTACGTAGAGAACCTTGAAGAACATCATCACCTATCGGTGTCTCTTTCACCGATCTCATCTCATTAATTATTCCCAAAACATTGTTTTGGTCTGAAGTGTCCGCTGAAACGTAGCGGATGATGATGAAAAGTTCGTTGAAGATGACAAAATGAAAGTTGAAATGAGTTGTCGAAAATTCGAGTATAAGAATCAAACGAGATTTTCGTAGAAGAAAACGGATAATGAATATTATAACGAGGTTATTGAagtatttatagaaaaataatggGACATATTAGGTAAAGAAGTAGGCTCCCTTCTCACTAATTGGTTGAATTCttcatcattttaaataatttagctatttttttcataaaaaaaatacatgtatttaaaattaaatagaataaCGGTATACTAAANTATCATATATTAGACTTATAGTTGATATAATCAATACAAAAAATACTCTGAAACTTGGTTGATTCGCTGATGGAACAATTAGTTAatgtattatataattaaaatgttcgAAATTCAAAAATTCACTTCCTAACCATTAATTATTGCTTTtagtataatattaaatatatttctatgaACCATTTagttgagaaaataaaaaagaaaaaagagagtttTGGCAATACGGGCTATGTTTATTAATACCATNaaataacatatatttttagtatataCAATATTTATGTATCTGGCTaaacaaacccaaaaatctaaaatttaatacgTATTAGTATagttattaataaatgaaaattaaattaaaatttaacgcATATTATTCctttattaataaattgtgataatggtataaaatttaaaaatatatcgaGCAGTGGACTTGAACTATTATAGATTTGACCGGCTTGTCGGAACTTAATGGAGAGAACCACCAAAAAAACATCACTCTCTTAGAACACCGATGATAACAACTTATNATGAGTTATAATAAAGTTGTCGGGATaagtttgtaaataaatatttaagtgGAGTATATGGAAGAGGAGCTTAATTATGAAGAGCAtattttgagatctcacatcaattggagcgGGGATCAATAGAGATAGGTCCCNataagatataaaattaaacgaaaaaaaagaaaggtttcCCCGAAACAACACTacccatttttattaatataatatcataaagaATTCATCTTTTAATAAATGGGTGAGAATGATTTAGAAGATGGGAGAGGaacttgattatgaattgAGTTTTATCTCTCTGAAACTTCGTGTAGAAGCCTTCGAAAAAATCCACACCACTCGTCTTCATTTCGGTGGATATACCCCAAAATGTCGATAAAACAAGCTTTGGTCAGAAGCGGCCACCGAGGTGTGGGTGACGACGACAAGAAGTCTGATGAAGATGACGATATGAAAATTCAGATGATGAGTCGCCATGAATTCCAATTATAGTCATATTTTAGTANGGGGATCaatagagataggtccctattcatgattgcatgtgtttgcattagcatgacccctatagtggggtcacttactgagtatttcttcgaaatactcaggccgtgtgccatattgtttttcaggtaaaagcaaggctcccatgtacggttgacggtggcatcgcgatcagagactgtggcgcgtgcataggataggTGCATATTtaattcctagtcttggttaggatagggcgtttgcatttcattcatttgtattaattaatttgtattaattaatttgtaatcgttttattttatctttttgaactccagcacgatgtttgaaacacgtaagtccgacagtgtttttcaatgttttaatgtattctgaaattttaaatttttgcgctaataaagatgagcatgcttagatttttattctgcattagNattttttttttttctatttcgtTAGCCTTTAATTGATTacttaatttgaatattatttaaagatCTAACTTTTTGTTAGGtcaaccaatttttttaaatacctgTATTCTCAATTGtcctaatttattattattattataattattaaaactcTTCCATATTTAACTCTATGggacaaattttaataaaaaaataattataatgaaaaaataataaNCATGCTCTCTCACAACACCAATGATAATgacttataaaatataaaatttatcaaatataaaattgaacagagaaaaaaagagggtTTGGGTGAAACAACaccaacaaatttttttaatataatatcataaagaAGGGTGGGATCACCACTTATAAGATATAAATTGAACAAtgacaataaatttttattagcGATACTGTGGTAAATAAGAAGAGAGTATAGGTGAAGCAACACCACCACCAATGTTGATTGACATCATAAAGAGTTcattatttagtaaattggTGAGGATAATttctcaaatatatatttagaaccGAGCAGGTGTAAGAGGAACACGGTTATGAATTGGGTTTGGACCCCCTGGAACTACGGGTAGAGATCttccaaaaaaatcaacaccACCCGTCTTCATCTCTGTGGATAATCCCCCAAAACGTCGGTAAAACAAGCTCTGGTCAGAAGTGACAGTCGGGGCATGAGTGACGACCATGAGAAGTCCGATGAAGATGACCAAATGATGAGCCGCCATGAATTCCAATTATCAAAAAGCAAAGGTATTTAGTAGAATACAATAGATAATGAATATTACAAGGAGAATATTCAAGATATTTatagagaaaataattaatttctgaatcaacaaaatcaacaaaatcttCTCATAATAGTAGAATTTTTGTATCACTTTAAATATCTTAGTTGTTATATCTGAGTTGTCGGGTATACATCCGATGAACCTTACTAACATGatacatatttttatcttattatagaataatatatatatatatatatatattataaatcctCACTAACACGATaccatatttttatcttaatatagaataatatatatgtctCGCATAGTTTTTAATACTATATTGTGgagatttttagaaaatatttaattaatataattgagTGATAAAGATTTataacatataaaattgaacatACAA
This window encodes:
- the LOC111809404 gene encoding elicitor-responsive protein 3-like, which encodes MPVGTLEVLLISAKGLENTDYLCNMDPYVVLTCRSQEQKSSIASGKGSNPEWNETFIFSISEGAKELNLKIMDSDTGTQDDLVGRVRIPLDPVYHEGSLPATVYNVVKDEQYCGEIKVGLNFAPEERTARNFQMEEEDYGGWKQSSYM